In Solenopsis invicta isolate M01_SB chromosome 1, UNIL_Sinv_3.0, whole genome shotgun sequence, one genomic interval encodes:
- the LOC105201382 gene encoding protein MLP1 — MDSDYCSTVYTWFEKCGIVSNIRTHLRQNLVNALKRRDLRLCKSREARSAKQYVYDMLIAEYLFSHNYSFTLSIFASEVPLLVNFCNSVPQCSSDDNDRGCGGGYKKLQSDYILHTLETLGIDPNRPEGQYIISNYMNSEAPLLLSILSSIASLVVNTRSSTEKSMQDRETQANLALETHHVEATKMRAMRKRIMQQKQLYDNELKTKESKLRQQATVIKHQLGSLNAKMEEAQNLMQSLTLKEKQLKEKKDSDAQCFLQKEMELSLKQNFLTQEANRLQRERDSYKKFEGGMKKLQRELVKMQKEMSQGMSNQCAQNNFRDIHVQTDAESSRTIMDECRILQKEKRELTNLVEEQQSKIEQIAQRSAQLSRQLEEVRLLQPIEIPVSVARIVSANALVSESSSTEDILQDAKMRLKRLEEESSKADQYFCSFVSTSS; from the exons ATGGACAGTGATTATTGTTCCACCGTTTATACAtg GTTCGAGAAGTGTGGAATTGTATCTAATATCAGGACACATTTGCGACAGAACTTGGTGAACGCTTTGAAACGCAGGGATCTGAGGCTGTGTAAGAGTAGAGAGGCGAGATCGGCGAAACAGTACGTTTACGATATGTTAATAGCCGAATATCTGTTTAGTCACAATTACTCCTTCACCCTGTCGATATTTGCTAGTGAAGTTCCACTTTTAGTAAATTTTTGCAACAGCGTGCCACAGTGCTCCTCTGACGACAATGACAGAGGCTGTGGTGGcggatataaaaaattgcaaagtgaTTATATATTGCACACCCTGGAAACTTTGGGCATTGATCCCAATAGGCCTGAAGGCCAATACATTATATCGAATTACATGAACAGCGAGGCACCATTACTGCTATCTATTCTAAGCTCGATAGCCTCGCTCGTTGTCAACACTCGGTCATCGACTGAAAAATCCATGCAAGACAGGGAGACTCAAGCTAATTTAGCTTTGGAAACGCATCATGTAGAAGCGACAAAAATGAGGGCAATGAGGAAGAGAATTATGCAACAGAAACAACTGTATGACAACGAATTAAAGACCAAGGAAAGCAAATTGAGGCAACAAGCCACAGTTATTAAGCATCAGCTCGGCtcattaaatgctaaaatgGAAGAAGCTCAG AATTTGATGCAATCTTTGACCCTGAAAGAAAAGCAgctaaaggaaaagaaagacaGTGATGCACAATGTTTCTTGCAGAAGGAAATGGAGCTATctctaaaacaaaatttcttaacACAAGAAGCTAACAG attGCAAAGAGAACGAGATAGTTACAAGAAGTTTGAGGGTGGCATGAAGAAACTACAACGAGAGCTCGTCAAAATGCAGAAGGAAATGTCGCAAGGTATGTCGAACCAATGCGCTCAGAATAATTTCAGAGACATTCACGTGCAAACCGATGCCGAAAGCAGCCGTACAATAATGGACGAATGCAGAATTCTACAGAAAGAGAAGCGGGAGCTGACAAATCTCGTCGAAGAGCAACAATCGAAGATAGAACAAATCGCGCAGCGCAGCGCCCAGTTATCACGACAATTGGAGGAAGTGCGTTTATTACAGCCAATCGAGATACCGGTTTCCGTGGCTCGAATTGTCAGTGCGAATGCGCTCGTCAGCGAGAGCAGTTCCACAGAGGACATTCTTCAAGATGCCAAGATGCGATTAAAACGCCTGGAGGAAGAAAGTTCCAAGGCCGATCAGTATTTCTGCAGTTTCGTCAGCACATCTTCGTAG
- the LOC105201337 gene encoding uncharacterized protein LOC105201337 isoform X2, producing MSGCNSNTDKCDGKHICFFQLPKNQIMREAWLRKIGKNLKPEAEKYAKVCSLHFSEDSFVVPKKKSKVTEDKRRLHLLKSAVPTLFLTPTENRLDAMVNMDFQIFHREFPFVCNPGISTDKDKNEGNKTDAAPKSCNVIFDGTNEIDSIITTPSVSSKSNPWLDESYRVTCTPPNASPTTESSYTFPRRSLRVKPYVYHRKGSASREYKRRNNKTHSKTNVTPESITNTLKSAVNFTIPTVSNIKKCNNTIQSISEALTYHSYSEENFSSPSKTQLFANPKYISEINISDFSTPKRARKLINFIKEVDQKKCKQIRCLQDQNRKLVKQIATLQRLVSHLKKLISENAPDNVTQKLNILKKIECPIVNEKMETSDKQILIFDHDYVKTFKK from the exons A TGAGTGGTTGTAACAGCAATACTGATAAATGTGATGGGaaacatatatgtttttttcaaTTGCCAAAAAACCAAATTATGCGTGAAGCTTGGCTGcgaaaaatcggaaaaaatcTCAAACCTGAGGCTGAAAAATATG CAAAAGTGTGTTCATTGCATTTTTCCGAAGATTCGTTTGtggtaccaaaaaaaaaatcaaaagttaCAGAGGACAAGAGACGTCTACATCTTTTAAAGTCTGCTGTAccaacattatttttaacaccAACAGAAAATAG aTTGGATGCTATGGTAAACATGGATTTCCAAATTTTCCATAGAGAATTTCCATTTGTCTGTAATCCAGGCATAAGCACAGACAAAGACAAGAATGAAGGAAATAAGACTGATGCTGCGCCTAAATCTTGCAACGTTATTTTTGATGGCACAAATGAAATTGATAGTATTATCACAACACCATCAGTAAGCTCAAAAag TAATCCATGGTTGGACGAATCATATCGAGTAACTTGTACGCCACCAAATGCATCTCCCACGACAGAGTCAAGTTATACATTTCCTAGAAG atcATTGAGAGTTAAGCCATATGTGTACCACAGAAAAGGGAGCGCTTCAAGGGAATACAAACGACGTAATAATAAAACGCATTCAAAAACAAATGTTACTCCAGAAAGTATTACAAATACATTGAAATCTGCTGTGAACTTTACAATTCCAACTGTATCTAAcataaagaaatgtaataacACCATTCAGTCAATATCAGAAGCTTTGACTTATCATTCAT attCCGAAGAAAACTTTTCTTCTCCTTCAAAAACACAGTTGTTTGCAAACCctaaatatatttcagaaattaatattagtGACTTTAGTACACCTAAAAGAGCAAGAAaactaatcaattttattaaagaagtgGATCAAAAGAAATGTAAACAAATAAGGTGTTTACAAGATCAAAATAGAAAACTTGTAAAACAAATTGCTACATTGCAAAGATTAgtatctcatttaaaaaaattaatttctgaaaatgcTCCCGATAATGtaacacaaaaattaaatatcttaaaaaagatTGAGTGTCCAATAGTAAATGAAAAAATGGAAACTTCTGATAAACAAATACTAATATTCGATCATGACTAtgtgaaaacatttaaaaaataa
- the LOC105201337 gene encoding uncharacterized protein LOC105201337 isoform X1: MVVSCIVSGCNSNTDKCDGKHICFFQLPKNQIMREAWLRKIGKNLKPEAEKYAKVCSLHFSEDSFVVPKKKSKVTEDKRRLHLLKSAVPTLFLTPTENRLDAMVNMDFQIFHREFPFVCNPGISTDKDKNEGNKTDAAPKSCNVIFDGTNEIDSIITTPSVSSKSNPWLDESYRVTCTPPNASPTTESSYTFPRRSLRVKPYVYHRKGSASREYKRRNNKTHSKTNVTPESITNTLKSAVNFTIPTVSNIKKCNNTIQSISEALTYHSYSEENFSSPSKTQLFANPKYISEINISDFSTPKRARKLINFIKEVDQKKCKQIRCLQDQNRKLVKQIATLQRLVSHLKKLISENAPDNVTQKLNILKKIECPIVNEKMETSDKQILIFDHDYVKTFKK, encoded by the exons atGGTGGTCTCTTGTATAGTGAGTGGTTGTAACAGCAATACTGATAAATGTGATGGGaaacatatatgtttttttcaaTTGCCAAAAAACCAAATTATGCGTGAAGCTTGGCTGcgaaaaatcggaaaaaatcTCAAACCTGAGGCTGAAAAATATG CAAAAGTGTGTTCATTGCATTTTTCCGAAGATTCGTTTGtggtaccaaaaaaaaaatcaaaagttaCAGAGGACAAGAGACGTCTACATCTTTTAAAGTCTGCTGTAccaacattatttttaacaccAACAGAAAATAG aTTGGATGCTATGGTAAACATGGATTTCCAAATTTTCCATAGAGAATTTCCATTTGTCTGTAATCCAGGCATAAGCACAGACAAAGACAAGAATGAAGGAAATAAGACTGATGCTGCGCCTAAATCTTGCAACGTTATTTTTGATGGCACAAATGAAATTGATAGTATTATCACAACACCATCAGTAAGCTCAAAAag TAATCCATGGTTGGACGAATCATATCGAGTAACTTGTACGCCACCAAATGCATCTCCCACGACAGAGTCAAGTTATACATTTCCTAGAAG atcATTGAGAGTTAAGCCATATGTGTACCACAGAAAAGGGAGCGCTTCAAGGGAATACAAACGACGTAATAATAAAACGCATTCAAAAACAAATGTTACTCCAGAAAGTATTACAAATACATTGAAATCTGCTGTGAACTTTACAATTCCAACTGTATCTAAcataaagaaatgtaataacACCATTCAGTCAATATCAGAAGCTTTGACTTATCATTCAT attCCGAAGAAAACTTTTCTTCTCCTTCAAAAACACAGTTGTTTGCAAACCctaaatatatttcagaaattaatattagtGACTTTAGTACACCTAAAAGAGCAAGAAaactaatcaattttattaaagaagtgGATCAAAAGAAATGTAAACAAATAAGGTGTTTACAAGATCAAAATAGAAAACTTGTAAAACAAATTGCTACATTGCAAAGATTAgtatctcatttaaaaaaattaatttctgaaaatgcTCCCGATAATGtaacacaaaaattaaatatcttaaaaaagatTGAGTGTCCAATAGTAAATGAAAAAATGGAAACTTCTGATAAACAAATACTAATATTCGATCATGACTAtgtgaaaacatttaaaaaataa
- the LOC105201337 gene encoding uncharacterized protein LOC105201337 isoform X4 gives MREAWLRKIGKNLKPEAEKYAKVCSLHFSEDSFVVPKKKSKVTEDKRRLHLLKSAVPTLFLTPTENRLDAMVNMDFQIFHREFPFVCNPGISTDKDKNEGNKTDAAPKSCNVIFDGTNEIDSIITTPSVSSKSNPWLDESYRVTCTPPNASPTTESSYTFPRRSLRVKPYVYHRKGSASREYKRRNNKTHSKTNVTPESITNTLKSAVNFTIPTVSNIKKCNNTIQSISEALTYHSYSEENFSSPSKTQLFANPKYISEINISDFSTPKRARKLINFIKEVDQKKCKQIRCLQDQNRKLVKQIATLQRLVSHLKKLISENAPDNVTQKLNILKKIECPIVNEKMETSDKQILIFDHDYVKTFKK, from the exons ATGCGTGAAGCTTGGCTGcgaaaaatcggaaaaaatcTCAAACCTGAGGCTGAAAAATATG CAAAAGTGTGTTCATTGCATTTTTCCGAAGATTCGTTTGtggtaccaaaaaaaaaatcaaaagttaCAGAGGACAAGAGACGTCTACATCTTTTAAAGTCTGCTGTAccaacattatttttaacaccAACAGAAAATAG aTTGGATGCTATGGTAAACATGGATTTCCAAATTTTCCATAGAGAATTTCCATTTGTCTGTAATCCAGGCATAAGCACAGACAAAGACAAGAATGAAGGAAATAAGACTGATGCTGCGCCTAAATCTTGCAACGTTATTTTTGATGGCACAAATGAAATTGATAGTATTATCACAACACCATCAGTAAGCTCAAAAag TAATCCATGGTTGGACGAATCATATCGAGTAACTTGTACGCCACCAAATGCATCTCCCACGACAGAGTCAAGTTATACATTTCCTAGAAG atcATTGAGAGTTAAGCCATATGTGTACCACAGAAAAGGGAGCGCTTCAAGGGAATACAAACGACGTAATAATAAAACGCATTCAAAAACAAATGTTACTCCAGAAAGTATTACAAATACATTGAAATCTGCTGTGAACTTTACAATTCCAACTGTATCTAAcataaagaaatgtaataacACCATTCAGTCAATATCAGAAGCTTTGACTTATCATTCAT attCCGAAGAAAACTTTTCTTCTCCTTCAAAAACACAGTTGTTTGCAAACCctaaatatatttcagaaattaatattagtGACTTTAGTACACCTAAAAGAGCAAGAAaactaatcaattttattaaagaagtgGATCAAAAGAAATGTAAACAAATAAGGTGTTTACAAGATCAAAATAGAAAACTTGTAAAACAAATTGCTACATTGCAAAGATTAgtatctcatttaaaaaaattaatttctgaaaatgcTCCCGATAATGtaacacaaaaattaaatatcttaaaaaagatTGAGTGTCCAATAGTAAATGAAAAAATGGAAACTTCTGATAAACAAATACTAATATTCGATCATGACTAtgtgaaaacatttaaaaaataa